In Eucalyptus grandis isolate ANBG69807.140 chromosome 4, ASM1654582v1, whole genome shotgun sequence, the following proteins share a genomic window:
- the LOC104441731 gene encoding uncharacterized protein LOC104441731, with amino-acid sequence MDFREDSSRFGPLPISTSRNMSSSSSTFFSANQSPFFSPSSSTCQRSSSIGSEVLLGRLKHQTSSGGILDLEALDANVGFISANTSQMPAAGLSGDSRKFDHASSSTGLSNSTVSVFSNANDIVYSGQREKQSRHGRSHGNLLTPSSVSLSTNRLRSCDVFIGLHGRKPSLLRFANWLCAELECQGISCFISDRSRCRNSRKHGIVERAMDVSTFGVVILTRKSFRNPYTIEELRFFSSKKNLVPVFFDLSPGDCLVRDIVEKRGELWEKHGGELWVLYGGIEKEWKEAVGGLARVHEWKLECQDGNWRDCIIRAVTLLAMKLGRRSVAERLAKWKEKADKEEFPFPRNENFIGRNKELSELEFILFGDISGDSERDYFDLKARPRRKNLTIGWKKSNLLEERRKEHQLDEASWKGKEPIVWKESEKEIEMFSSDFRPKQYQPRQKPGGRYVKRKRATKILYGKGIACVSGDSGIGKTELLLEFAYRYHQRYKMVLWIGGESRYIRQNYLNLWSYLEVDVGIENTLEKSRIKSFEEHEDSAVSTIRRELMRNIPFLIVIDNLENEKDWWDHKLVMDLLPRFGGETHIIISTRLPRVMNMEPLKLSFLSGIEALQLMQGGVKDYSLTEIDALRVIEEKVGRLTLGLAIVGSILSELPINPSRLLDTINRMPLRDLSWSGRERTLLRRNTFLLQLLEVCFSIFDHADRPRSLATRMVQASSWFAPAAIPISLLALAAHKIPEKHQGTRRFRKLLCSLTCCCSSSYIKRSEAEAASMLLRFNIGRASIRQDCIHFNELIKLYARKRGVVGIPQAVVQAIISRGFVYEYSEHLWAASFLLLGFGTDPVAVELKVSELLYFVKEVALPLAVRTFITFSRCSAAIELLRLCTDALEAADQAFVTPVDKWLDKSLCWRPVQTNAQLNPCLWQELALLRATVLETRAKLMLRGGHFDIADDLIRKAIFVRTSIYGEDHPTTVSTRETLSKITRFLATMQINSSP; translated from the coding sequence ATGGATTTTCGAGAAGATAGTTCCAGGTTCGGGCCGTTACCAATCTCTACTTCGAGgaatatgtcatcatcatcttcaacattcttctcggcgAACCAGTCACCCTTTTTCTCTCCGAGTTCTTCGACATGTCAGAGATCCAGCTCGATAGGATCAGAGGTTCTGCTTGGCAGATTAAAACACCAAACTTCTAGTGGGGGAATTTTGGACCTcgaagctcttgatgcaaatgTTGGATTTATTTCAGCCAACACATCACAAATGCCCGCTGCTGGTCTTTCTGGCGACTCCCGCAAGTTCGACCATGCATCTAGTTCGACTGGTTTGTCAAACAGCACTGTATCCGTCTTCAGCAACGCCAATGACATAGTCTACTCCGGGCAGCGAGAGAAGCAGAGTAGGCATGGGAGAAGCCATGGAAACCTATTAACTCCAAGTTCAGTCTCTCTCTCCACTAACAGATTGAGGAGCTGCGACGTCTTTATAGGTCTGCACGGTCGCAAGCCGTCATTGCTCAGATTTGCCAATTGGCTCTGTGCCGAGTTAGAGTGCCAAGGAATTAGCTGCTTTATATCTGATAGATCTCGATGTAGGAACTCTCGCAAGCATGGCATTGTCGAGCGGGCCATGGACGTGTCGACTTTTGGTGTTGTGATCTTAACCAGGAAATCCTTTAGGAACCCTTATACCATAGAGGAGCTGCGATTTTTCTCAAGCAAGAAAAATCTGGTCCCAGTATTTTTTGATTTGAGTCCAGGTGATTGCCTTGTCAGGGATATCGTGGAGaagaggggagaattgtgggaGAAGCATGGAGGAGAGCTATGGGTTCTGTATGGAGGTATAGAGAAGGAGTGGAAAGAAGCCGTTGGTGGCCTTGCTAGGGTTCATGAGTGGAAACTGGAATGTCAGGATGGTAACTGGAGAGATTGCATCATAAGGGCTGTTACTTTACTGGCTATGAAGTTAGGGAGGAGAAGCGTCGCGGAGCGATTGGCTAAGTGGAAAGAGAAGGCAGACAAAGAGGAGTTCCCATTCCCTCGAAATGAGAATTTCATTGGTAGAAACAAGGAATTGTCTGAGCTTGAATTCATTCTATTCGGAGACATAAGTGGCGATTCCGAAAGGGATTACTTTGACCTCAAGGCTAGACCTAGGCGAAAAAATCTAACGATCGGTTGGAAGAAGAGCAACCTTTTAGAGGAAAGAAGGAAGGAGCATCAGCTAGATGAAGCCAGCTGGAAGGGAAAAGAACCAATCGTGTGGAAGGAGTCAGAAAAGGAAATCGAGATGTTCAGCTCGGACTTTCGCCCAAAGCAGTACCAACCAAGGCAAAAACCAGGTGGAAGgtatgtgaaaagaaaaagagctaCGAAGATTTTGTATGGAAAGGGGATTGCTTGTGTTTCAGGTGACTCAGGCATTGGCAAAACGGAGCTTCTTTTAGAATTTGCTTATAGATACCATCAGAGGTATAAGATGGTTTTGTGGATTGGAGGGGAGAGCAGGTATATAAGGCAGAATTATTTGAACCTGTGGTCGTATCTAGAGGTTGATGTTGGTATAGAAAATACTTTGGAGAAAAGCAGGATCAAAAGCTTTGAAGAGCATGAAGATTCTGCTGTTTCTACGATTCGGAGGGAACTCATGAGGAATATACCATTTTTAATTGTGATTGATAacttagaaaatgaaaaggattgGTGGGATCATAAGCTTGTAATGGATCTACTTCCTCGATTTGGAGGAGAAACTCACATAATTATCTCGACGCGCCTTCCTCGGGTCATGAATATGGAACCTCTGAAGCTCTCTTTCTTATCAGGTATCGAGGCACTGCAATTAATGCAGGGAGGTGTCAAAGATTATTCACTCACTGAAATTGACGCCCTCAGAGTGATCGAGGAGAAAGTGGGACGATTGACCTTGGGTCTTGCTATTGTGGGATCTATTTTGTCAGAGCTCCCTATAAACCCTAGCAGACTCTTGGACACCATCAACAGAATGCCCTTGAGAGACTTGTCATGGAGTGGAAGGGAACGGACATTGTTGAGGCGGAACACTTTCCTTTTGCAGCTCCTTGAAGTTTGCTTCTCGATATTTGACCATGCGGACAGACCAAGGAGCCTTGCAACCAGAATGGTTCAGGCAAGCAGTTGGTTTGCCCCAGCTGCAATCCCAATTTCCCTATTAGCCCTAGCAGCTCATAAGATACCTGAAAAGCATCAAGGTACTCGGCGGTTCAGAAAATTATTGTGCTCCTTGACTTGTTGCTGCTCTTCATCATACATAAAGAGATCGGAGGCCGAAGCCGCATCGATGCTGTTGAGGTTCAACATTGGGAGAGCTAGCATCCGACAAGACTGCATCCATTTTAATGAGCTCATCAAGCTTTATGCACGTAAGAGGGGAGTTGTAGGAATTCCGCAGGCTGTGGTTCAGGCTATAATCAGTCGCGGTTTTGTATATGAGTACTCGGAACATTTATGGGCAGCAAGTTTTTTGCTCTTAGGGTTTGGTACTGATCCTGTAGCTGTGGAACTCAAGGTGTCTGAGCTATTGTATTTTGTCAAAGAAGTGGCTCTTCCTCTTGCAGTGCGGACATTTATCACATTTTCACGCTGTAGTGCCGCCATAGAACTGCTACGCCTCTGCACTGATGCTCTCGAAGCAGCGGACCAAGCGTTTGTTACTCCAGTTGATAAGTGGTTGGACAAATCACTTTGCTGGAGACCTGTCCAGACTAATGCTCAGCTCAACCCTTGCCTTTGGCAGGAGCTTGCTCTGTTAAGAGCGACGGTCCTGGAAACCAGAGCCAAGCTAATGTTGAGAGGGGGACATTTCGACATAGCGGACGACCTCATAAGGAAGGCTATTTTCGTCAGGACTTCCATCTATGGTGAAGATCATCCAACAACTGTATCAACTCGCGAAACTCTGAGCAAAATCACCAGGTTTCTTGCGACTATGCAAATCAATTCTTCTCCATAG